The sequence ACCAGTGCCAATATCTAAGATGGTAGTGGGTATTAGGCAGTGGGTAGCGGGAGCATTTTCAGATAGAATCCAATCAACAAGTTCTTCGGTCTCTGGGCGTGGAATTAGGGTGTATTTATTCACTTTAAAAACAAGTCCGTAAAACTCCGTTTCACCTATTATATATTGAATGGGTTCGTGGTTTTTTAGTCGAAGGATTACATTCTGAAACTTCTGGACATCTTCTTCGGATATAATTTTTTCAGGATTTAAGGCAACTTCAATTCGTGAAAGTATCAAATATTCTTCAGTAAGAATATTAAAAAACGATTGTATTTCTTCCGAAGGATACAAACCTGAAAGTTGATTTTTAAAATAAATCTTATGTTCTGAAATATTCAAGATACTCTATTGTGGTTAAAATTAAATCGATCCCGATAGCTATCGAGACGAAATCTAAATCGAAGTTTGAATTTTTGAATTTTATTTTTTTTACTTGGGATTTGTTTTTTGTAATTTGGAATTTAAAGTTTCTTCAGCATATGTACAGGGCAAGAATAATGACCCGTATCTCCTATAGCGCTTTCAATATATTCAAAACCGGCTTTCTTGTATAAGGTTTGGGCGTGCACCATATATTCCATAGTTTCTAAATATATTTTTTCGAAACCAAATTCGTTCGCTTTTGCCAAACAGAATTCCATCATTTGCATACCCACACCTCTTCCTCGAGCTTCGGGGAGAAAATACATTTTTTGAAGTTCGCAGACATTACCTTGGTAATTGTCCAATTGTGCAATACCAGCGCCTCCTATAATTTTATTGTTTTCTTCAACTACAAAATAGCTAGATTTTGGTTTTTGATAAGTTTCAAACATACAATCCAATGCTGCATCTGCATAAGCAGTTCCAACTTTTGGAACATTGAAATCTATCAAAACGCTGCGTATTACTTTAGCAATTTGTGGATTGTCTCTCTTTTCAATAAGACGGATAATCGGTGTGTTCATTCTAATTAAATCCTTGTATTTTTACGCTGTGAAGATACACGAAAAATATATGTTGCGCTGCATCCAACTGGCCAAAAACGGACTGGGAACCACCTATCCAAATCCATTGGTGGGAAGCCTGATTGTTCACAACAACAGAATAATTGGCGAAGGTTGGCACTACAAAGCAGGACAACCACACGCTGAAGTGAATGCTGTTAACAGTGTTGAAAATAAAAAACTCTTAAAGGAAGCAACAATCTACGTGAGCCTAGAACCTTGTAGTCACTTTGGCAAAACGCCGCCTTGTGCAGATTTGATAATTGAAAGCGGAATAAAAAAAATAATTGTCGGAAGTTTAGATCCAAACCCAAAAGTTGCAGGCCGCGGCATTAAAAGATTTATGGAAGCTGGTTGCGACGTGGTTGTTGGTGTTTCGGAGAAAGAATGCGACGAATTAAACAAACGTTTTTTTACATTTCACACAAAAAAGAGACCCTACATTTTCCTAAAGTGGGCGCAGACAATTGATGGTTTTATCGCGCCAAAAAATGAAACGCGAAAGGAAACAAAGCCTGTTTGGATAACGAATGAATTTTCTCGGCAACTTGTTCATAAAATGCGCGCCGAAGAACAATCTATTTTAGTGGGAACATACACTGTTTTGCAGGACAATCCATCGCTAACGGTTCGTGATTGGGCGGGAGAAAATCCTTTGCGAATTGTAATTGACAAAGAACTGAAGATTCCCCAGGATTTTTCAGTTTTTGATGAACGTTCGAAAACGGTTGTTTTTAATGAAAGAGAAACGAAAACTTCAGAGCAAATAGATTTTGAAAAGATTGGTTTTTCAGAAGAAATTCCACAACAAATATGTGAGGTTCTTTTCCAAAGAAATATTCAATCTATTATTATTGAAGGTGGAGCAAAAACGCTTCAATCCTTTATTGATGCAAATCTTTGGGATGAAGCTTTTGTTTTTTCGGGAAAGAAAACATTTGGTGAAGGTGTGAAAGCTCCAATTTTTAAAGGCGAAATCACTTCCGAAGTAAAAATAAAGGACGACACCTTACGAATCTTTAAAAACCTAAAGAATTGATAGCACTGGCGCTTAGCATTCTTTCATCCACAATGATTTTTGTGGTTTTTAAGCTTTTTTCAAAGTTTAAAATTAATACACTACACGCTATAGTTTTCAATTATATTACTGCTTGTTTTTTAGGTATAATCTTACAGAAAAACACTGTCGATTTTACCACGATACCCAACTATGGTTGGTTTCCTTATACGCTAGCGTTAGGCGTATTGTTTATAATCGTTTTCAATTTAATGGCGCTAACCACACAACGGAGTGGGCTCTCGGTGGTATCTGTAGCCACAAAGATGAGCGTTGTGATACCGGTTCTTTTCGGACTGATATATTATGAGGAGAGTCTCAGTGCTTTTAAAATTATTGGAATTATTTTGGCACTTATTGCTGTTTATTTAGCCTCTATAAAAACCAAGGATGGAATAAAAATAAAATCTTCAAACCTTATCTTTCCTATTCTAGTTTTTTTCGGAGGCGGAATTATTGACACCACAATTAAATACTTGGAAGGTGAATTTGTAGCTAAAGATGACATCCCTATTTTTACTGCAACCATATATGCTGTGGCAGGAACTATTGGGTTTAGCATATTAATTTTTCACGCGATTAAAGGAAAATTTCAGTTTAAGTTAAAAAACGTTATCGGCGGAATTGTATTAGGAATACCAAATTTCTTTTCAATTTATTTTTTGGTACAAGCATTACGAAGCGGTATTTTTGATAGCTCGGGCGTTTTTACAATAAATAATGTTGCAATTGTGATGGCTTCAACTATTCTAGGAATTTTATTATTTAAGGAGAAATTATTAATAAAAAACTGGATTGGTATTGGGCTGGCGGTGCTTGGTATTTTATTTATAGCTTTGGCTGTCTAACCTACTGCCCCATAAAGGAAAAAATTATTTGGAAATAGAAAAAGATACATACAAAACCATTTTAAAACCTTCTAAGGAAGTTCTCTTTAAGGAAAAAGGAAGCAAATTTTTCGGTTATGCTTTTCCCGTTTCTTCGGAAGAGGAAGTAAAAGAGAATATTGAAAACTTAAAAAAGCAACACCATAGTGCGCGGCATTTTTGTTATGCTTGGCAGCTTGGCAAGAGCTATGAACACTATCGAGCCAATGACGATGGCGAACCTTCAAATAGTGCTGGAAT comes from Aequorivita sublithincola DSM 14238 and encodes:
- a CDS encoding GNAT family N-acetyltransferase — encoded protein: MNTPIIRLIEKRDNPQIAKVIRSVLIDFNVPKVGTAYADAALDCMFETYQKPKSSYFVVEENNKIIGGAGIAQLDNYQGNVCELQKMYFLPEARGRGVGMQMMEFCLAKANEFGFEKIYLETMEYMVHAQTLYKKAGFEYIESAIGDTGHYSCPVHMLKKL
- a CDS encoding EamA family transporter, which encodes MIALALSILSSTMIFVVFKLFSKFKINTLHAIVFNYITACFLGIILQKNTVDFTTIPNYGWFPYTLALGVLFIIVFNLMALTTQRSGLSVVSVATKMSVVIPVLFGLIYYEESLSAFKIIGIILALIAVYLASIKTKDGIKIKSSNLIFPILVFFGGGIIDTTIKYLEGEFVAKDDIPIFTATIYAVAGTIGFSILIFHAIKGKFQFKLKNVIGGIVLGIPNFFSIYFLVQALRSGIFDSSGVFTINNVAIVMASTILGILLFKEKLLIKNWIGIGLAVLGILFIALAV
- the ribD gene encoding bifunctional diaminohydroxyphosphoribosylaminopyrimidine deaminase/5-amino-6-(5-phosphoribosylamino)uracil reductase RibD, giving the protein MKIHEKYMLRCIQLAKNGLGTTYPNPLVGSLIVHNNRIIGEGWHYKAGQPHAEVNAVNSVENKKLLKEATIYVSLEPCSHFGKTPPCADLIIESGIKKIIVGSLDPNPKVAGRGIKRFMEAGCDVVVGVSEKECDELNKRFFTFHTKKRPYIFLKWAQTIDGFIAPKNETRKETKPVWITNEFSRQLVHKMRAEEQSILVGTYTVLQDNPSLTVRDWAGENPLRIVIDKELKIPQDFSVFDERSKTVVFNERETKTSEQIDFEKIGFSEEIPQQICEVLFQRNIQSIIIEGGAKTLQSFIDANLWDEAFVFSGKKTFGEGVKAPIFKGEITSEVKIKDDTLRIFKNLKN